A genomic segment from Lineus longissimus chromosome 15, tnLinLong1.2, whole genome shotgun sequence encodes:
- the LOC135499955 gene encoding uncharacterized protein LOC135499955 has product MDSGHATESDGSTVGYDEHDDDDDSVKDPDYKQGPNDDLTDSDGDSESDTVIIENSADDEAMDCNEADDHHGEKHKAKKSVPRYRDGKSDIKRQCSDLENSADSVDMDLNEAAKDHVGEALKAKVKMQFAHITVPQHSDSKSEKRNYSKSDYCLYCERRYQSKISVHYLAVHCNESDVKSALMAPVKSVERKNALLLLQNRGNFKHNAKCIELGEGEFVVSRRPSEKRDRKAHDFLPCEYCVGFFLKDSLWLHMKNCPIRPRGEQPETNCLRNARIMLEPFLRTSSTDEESEMIDDLINAMKETKSNPGIRKICFDDPLIREFAASVLSKVGEIEDQRRKDLMNIRQKVRSLGRLLKALNEGLGALRKPLTYFLSARHFKLVVKTVKQLAADSGSPQLAIVLGHYIKQANLLKISLGMREDSEEMQREARCFKEEYEAHWNNHVASVSVRKQKLLKINKSENIPSTTDLVRLKDWLSTVICKAMQRTNQSNDDLKWLSQLVLTRIVLFNKRRVSEVEELKVSDFLGRKSEKDNEEILASLDVSERVLAKRMALIEVRGKSTRSLRKVFILLSPDMVEQIEYLIKKRKIISPYVFSRPREINSPIDGCEAIRVVTSKCPMLRNPASIRTRGLRKYMATTAQIIDMSANELKMVADHMGHNVNIHTDVYRLQSSVLERAKVARVLIAMENGVINKFQGKKLDAINIEELPPPVSINDQLERGDQLESRELTCDDVDGSSPFDGEPQPSCSATGVADDQKYGTQKRKMVSTDDGMFKTKRARWSEEENGILFRYMDKYIKAKKNPPGSEIAAVAEKLGGTRTPAQIRTKMNNLVTGKQKVVLPKSTEAMRADNNKD; this is encoded by the coding sequence ATGGATTCTGGACATGCCACAGAGAGTGATGGTTCAACAGTTGGTtacgatgaacatgatgatgacgatgattctGTAAAGGATCCTGATTATAAGCAGGGACCGAACGATGATTTAACGGACTCGGATGGTGACTCTGAATCTGATACTGTGATCATTGAAAATAGTGCAGATGATGAAGCCATGGACTGCAACGAAGCTGATGATCATCATGGGGAGAAACATAAGGCAAAGAAAAGTGTTCCACGGTACAGAGATGGTAAAAGCGATATAAAGAGACAATGCAGTGACTTGGAAAATAGTGCAGACAGTGTAGACATGGATTTAAATGAAGCTGCGAAAGATCATGTTGGGGAGGCACTTAAGGCCAAGGTGAAAATGCAGTTTGCACACATAACTGTTCCGCAGCACAGCGATAGCAAAAGTGAAAAGAGAAATTATAGTAAAAGTGACTATTGCCTTTATTGCGAGAGGCGATACCAATCAAAGATTTCAGTTCACTATCTTGCAGTTCATTGCAATGAATCGGATGTAAAATCAGCACTCATGGCTCCTGTCAAAtctgttgaaagaaaaaatgcccTCCTTCTTTTGCAGAATAGGGGGAACTTCAAGCACAATGCAAAGTGCATTGAATTGGGTGAGGgagaatttgttgtttccaggcGGCCAAGTGAAAAACGTGACAGAAAAGCACACGATTTTTTGCCATGTGAATACTGCGTGGGCTTCTTTTTGAAGGATTCTCTATGGCTTCATATGAAAAACTGTCCCATCAGACCACGTGGAGAACAACCTGAAACAAACTGTCTCCGAAATGCAAGAATCATGCTTGAACCATTTCTGCGCACATCTTCAACTGACGAAGAAAGTGAAATGATTGATGATCTCATCAATGCCATGAAAGAAACCAAATCTAACCCAGGGATTAGGAAGATATGCTTTGATGATCCCTTGATAAGGGAATTTGCTGCATCTGTTCTGAGTAAAGTGGGTGAAATCGAAGACCAGAGGAGAAAAGATCTCATGAACATTCGCCAAAAGGTGCGATCTCTCGGCAGACTACTGAAAGCCCTTAATGAAGGATTGGGGGCTCTTCGGAAACCATTAACCTACTTTTTAAGTgctagacatttcaaattagttGTGAAAACTGTTAAGCAGCTTGCAGCAGATAGTGGTTCCCCACAGCTTGCGATTGTGCTCGGCCATTACATCAAACAGGCTAATCTTCTTAAGATTAGCTTGGGCATGAGAGAAGACTCGGAGGAAATGCAGCGAGAAGCCAGATGCTTCAAGGAAGAATATGAAGCTCATTGGAATAATCATGTAGCTTCTGTTAGTGTGAGAAAACAGAAGTTGCTCAAGATCAATAAGTCCGAAAATATTCCTTCTACAACGGATTTGGTCAGGCTGAAAGACTGGCTCTCCACAGTTATATGCAAAGCCATGCAGAGGACAAACCAATCTAATGATGATCTGAAATGGCTAAGTCAGCTAGTGTTGACAAGAATTGTCTTGTTTAATAAGCGCAGAGTGAGCGAGGTAGAAGAGTTGAAAGTGAGTGACTTCCTAGGGAGAAAGAGCGAGAAGGATAATGAAGAAATACTAGCATCTCTTGATGTCAGTGAAAGAGTCCTGGCAAAAAGAATGGCACTGATAGAGGTGAGGGGGAAGAGTACCAGGTCACTCCGCAAAGTCTTCATCTTACTTTCTCCAGACATGGTAGAACAGATTGAGTATTTGATAAAAAAGAGGAAGATCATCAGCCCATATGTGTTTTCAAGACCGAGAGAAATTAATTCACCCATAGATGGCTGTGAAGCAATCCGAGTGGTAACGAGCAAATGCCCTATGCTCAGAAATCCAGCGAGTATCCGAACCAGGGGATTAAGGAAATACATGGCCACCACTGcacaaataattgacatgtccgCCAATGAATTGAAGATGGTAGCAGACCACATGGGCCATAATGTCAACATCCACACTGACGTGTACAGATTGCAAAGCTCAGTGCTTGAACGAGCAAAGGTTGCACgtgttttgattgccatggagAATGGTGTCATCAATAAGTTCCAGGGAAAGAAACTTGATGCCATTAACATTGAAGAACTTCCTCCCCCGGTTTCCATAAATGATCAGCTGGAAAGAGGTGACCAGTTAGAGAGCAGGGAACTTACTTGTGATGATGTCGATGGAAGCAGTCCATTTGATGGAGAACCACAACCAAGCTGCTCAGCTACTGGGGTTGCAGATGATCAGAAGTATGGCACTCAAAAGAGAAAGATGGTTTCCACTGACGACGGCATGTTCAAAACTAAGAGAGCAAGAtggtctgaagaagaaaatggcatATTGTTCAGGTACATGGATAAATACATAAAAGCAAAGAAGAATCCCCCAGGGTCTGAAATAGCAGCTGTTGCTGAAAAACTTGGAGGAACAAGGACTCCAGCTCAGATAAGAACAAAGATGAACAACCTGGTGACGGGAAAACAGAAAGTCGTTTTGCCAAAGTCCACCGAGGCTATGAGAGCAGACAATAACAAAGATTAG
- the LOC135499956 gene encoding uncharacterized protein LOC135499956, which produces MTFFWLLIGSLTLGCQSYYCCINNKLLLWHVLEMTRGRRGENGADFEKKEMLDCCSLQMNFFGPRKGRGITATHDIKSGTFLLRYSGELITSDEGDRRGLQYKKRQLGNYLYFFSHRGKECCIDATSEVCLARLVNDAKGRERNAKVQKMVTNGQPHLCLYSTKEIQKGDEVAYDYGEKDLEWRKEPGKTIDDVDSWRLFLIQLNHDISHAICVSQQGAEGVEQAKLFTRRTLSMIIQQIEATPEFLIGLEDVPQLLLTFNECTKSHDEETRKSAEILLVKFKKSKNRPDSNNLEEGI; this is translated from the exons ATGACTTTCTTCTGGCTGTTGATTGGCTCATTGACACTGGGATGTCAATCCTATTACTGTTGCATCAACAATAAGTTATTGCTGTGGCATGTACTCGAAATG ACGAGGGGAAGGCGAGGTGAAAATGGTGCTGATTTTGAAAAGAAGGAAATGCTGGATTGTTGTAGTctccaaatgaatttttttggtCCGAGAAAAG GTAGAGGTATAACTGCCACACACGATATAAAATCAGGAACATTTCTGCTGCGGTACTCTGGCGAACTCATTACAAGTGATGAGGGTGACCGTAGAGGGCTCCAGTACAAAAAAAGGCAACTGGGCAACTATCTATATTTTTTTTCCCACCGTGGAAAAGAATGCTG CATTGATGCCACTTCAGAAGTGTGCCTGGCGAGACTAGTGAATGATGCCAAAGGGAGGGAGAGGAATGCCAAAGTGCAGAAGATGGTAACAAATGGTCAGCCTCATCTCTGCCTGTATTCCACAAAAGAAATACAGAAAGGGGATGAAGTTGCGTATGATTACGGAGAGAAGGATTTGGAGTGGAGAAAG GAGCCAGGAAAAACCATTGACGATGTTGATTCCT GGAGGCTGTTTCTAATCCAGCTCAATCATGACATCAGCCATGCCATTTGCGTTAGCCAACAGGGAGCCGAAGGAGTTGAACAG GCAAAACTCTTTACCAGGAGGACCTTAAGTATGATAATCCAACAAATAGAAGCAACACCAGAATTTTTAATTGGCCTCGAAGATGTCCCTCAACTCTTGTTAACATTTAACGAG TGTACAAAGAGTCACGATGAAGAAACAAGGAAGAGTGCCGAAATCCTTCTTGTGAAGTTTAAAAAATCAAAGAATAGACCTGACAGTAACAATCTGGAGGAAGGtatataa